A single Augochlora pura isolate Apur16 chromosome 2, APUR_v2.2.1, whole genome shotgun sequence DNA region contains:
- the LOC144478327 gene encoding uncharacterized protein LOC144478327 — MTMPRKGFPVQRLLLGAALLASCLPMIVSSTLSRERRHVEGSSHRPEGVYGSVSRGFKLSTRRENEITTEPGRKVSHRLIGGHLRGEAGQAKDDALWDDGILLSSAGNGKEAKSSRKDDDDDKKTLSQQVKEGKYGLIQNEIYGNRPKRPGIISYLGNPEVPKDTIENLGGLDEDEIWLAENHVLVLRGGKFPGHETTPSNGEWETWPPIDSYKAPRRQVKIPSRPKVPPPFPVQLTDGGPIQIIGPNGTKEIGNDTDLGKDSLFTKGLLSEDGPLFAIISNGTIVMPNANNTSGENNKGTKPDSPTGLPPFYHAIPPGAVFVPPPSNQSDYDEEDQSIYYPPPYSFQYQQDNTTAVPPGPLVPGIILPPPPDFFSALDDKKNTTKKYNRRPGTTPVPRQRPTYLPPRKLTSKYKSTTSAPITKTRTSVSVSTSTKTYRTTKQKNSTTLAPSKVPTVPFVEVTTPTADKPTTQDNPEFYSIGPILENQVTNQEPVRGKNEAWSGIVTSKTLPLLSYYTSTQSTLEKPIEVTPASIKTIVTTGNPQRSSNQASYYFYEESNEPTATTPDPAIYFKTTTETPFYEDVVTQPRPVEKKKQFYSVETIPSQETSKDYSVKYVDSVVKNSEPVRYSDSVTRTSTARPQGQRMLPDRASLYYQAISSRPVQSYYTTPRPQTYYRQDKPKPIYQYSFEAADYSKRGNQRQFEQQQHTVPYNDYRDVKIFDRSRYDYPQNEPTKQLRPQSLPFKSQSPIYPSSTANSVINTTPNPHLAYYTQQDEKLLDDVTKEYFTIFGKKIPHKNIPSTTPIYSKTTERPEFSGYIENNYNTPEPPVYKTPNVKVHYGDQSQRPYSLKDDILVNFRQPLPPINPDSEFIAVVDQRPPNYRVHNREGPPLAPLRAYPGQQLVNQGNGPSTNYVPVVESAEEIDESYGQLPISLEDDIKVNYRDPRPTINPDAEFISPIPVPDHQPDKPKAYFAYRLPGDGGHFYFLTPQAVTQRPERNAGHLYPKSRDSRLLRRRRRPDNV, encoded by the coding sequence ATGCCGCGGAAAGGATTTCCGGTGCAAAGGCTGCTCCTGGGCGCAGCGTTGCTGGCCAGCTGTCTGCCGATGATCGTGTCATCGACGTTATCTAGAGAAAGGCGGCACGTCGAGGGTTCTAGTCATCGCCCAGAAGGAGTGTACGGGTCCGTGAGTCGCGGCTTCAAGTTGTCGACCCGGAGGGAGAACGAGATCACCACGGAACCCGGAAGGAAAGTGTCGCATCGTCTGATCGGAGGACACCTGAGAGGCGAAGCTGGCCAGGCGAAAGATGACGCGCTCTGGGACGACGGAATTCTGTTGTCCTCAGCTGGGAACGGCAAGGAGGCGAAGTCTAGCCGcaaagacgacgacgacgacaagaAAACGCTCTCGCAGCAGGTCAAAGAGGGCAAGTACGGTCTGATACAGAATGAAATCTACGGAAACCGGCCGAAGAGGCCTGGCATCATCAGCTACCTGGGCAACCCGGAGGTGCCTAAGGACACGATAGAGAATTTAGGTGGCCTCGACGAGGATGAGATTTGGTTGGCAGAGAATCATGTGTTAGTGTTGCGAGGCGGGAAATTTCCTGGCCATGAAACCACGCCGAGCAATGGGGAGTGGGAGACATGGCCACCGATCGACAGTTACAAGGCGCCCAGGAGGCAGGTCAAGATACCATCGAGGCCCAAGGTACCGCCGCCCTTTCCGGTTCAGCTCACTGACGGCGGGCCAATCCAGATTATCGGGCCCAACGGGACCAAGGAGATCGGGAACGACACCGACCTCGGGAAGGACTCGCTATTCACGAAGGGACTCCTTTCGGAGGACGGGCCCCTCTTCGCCATCATATCTAACGGCACTATCGTGATGCCCAATGCAAACAACACTTCAGGAGAGAATAATAAGGGAACGAAACCGGATTCGCCAACCGGACTGCCGCCATTTTATCACGCGATACCACCTGGAGCGGTGTTCGTGCCTCCTCCGAGTAATCAATCCGACTACGATGAAGAGGATCAGTCGATCTACTATCCCCCACCCTACAGTTTCCAGTATCAACAGGACAATACTACCGCAGTGCCACCAGGTCCTCTAGTGCCAGGCATTATTCTACCACCCCCACCAGACTTCTTCTCTGCTCTCGATGACAAGAAAAACACCACGAAGAAGTACAACAGGCGACCCGGCACTACTCCCGTACCGCGACAGAGGCCCACGTATTTGCCGCCTAGAAAGCTCACCTCAAAGTATAAGAGTACTACTAGTGCACCGATCACTAAGACAAGGACATCAGTTTCGGTGTCCACTAGCACGAAGACTTATAGAACgacgaaacagaaaaattctacCACCCTGGCACCCAGTAAAGTCCCCACTGTGCCGTTCGTGGAAGTCACGACGCCCACGGCGGACAAGCCAACGACGCAGGATAACCCTGAGTTCTATAGCATCGGGCCTATATTGGAGAATCAGGTGACAAATCAAGAGCCCGTTCGGGGCAAGAACGAGGCTTGGTCTGGTATAGTGACTAGCAAGACGCTTCCTCTGTTATCCTATTACACCTCAACACAATCCACTTTGGAGAAACCGATTGAGGTGACACCAGcttcaataaaaacaatagtCACCACTGGTAACCCTCAGAGATCATCAAACCAAGCGTCCTACTACTTTTACGAAGAATCTAATGAACCCACTGCCACCACTCCAGACCCAGCGATTTATTTCAAGACTACCACAGAGACACCTTTCTATGAGGACGTGGTAACCCAGCCTCGTCCAgtggagaagaagaagcagtTCTACAGCGTGGAGACTATCCCATCGCAAGAGACCTCGAAAGACTATAGTGTGAAATACGTCGACTCGGTGGTGAAAAACTCAGAGCCAGTTCGTTACAGCGATTCTGTGACACGGACGTCGACTGCTAGGCCGCAGGGTCAGCGTATGCTACCTGATCGCGCGTCGCTTTACTATCAGGCGATATCCTCTCGGCCTGTGCAGTCGTATTACACGACGCCGAGACCACAGACATACTACAGGCAGGACAAGCCGAAGCCAATCTACCAGTACAGCTTCGAAGCTGCGGACTATTCGAAAAGAGGTAACCAGAGGCAGTTTGAACAGCAACAGCATACCGTGCCTTACAATGATTATAGGGACGTGAAGATCTTCGACAGATCTAGGTACGATTACCCACAGAACGAGCCTACGAAGCAGCTGAGACCACAAAGTCTGCCCTTCAAGAGTCAATCGCCTATCTACCCCTCATCCACTGCTAACTCTGTCATTAACACTACACCTAATCCTCACTTGGCGTATTATACCCAGCAAGACGAGAAACTATTGGACGATGTTACCAAGGAGTACTTTACCATCTTTGGTAAGAAGATCCCCCACAAGAACATACCCAGTACGACGCCAATTTACTCCAAGACCACTGAGAGACCAGAATTCAGTGGCTACATCGagaacaattataatactCCTGAACCTCCAGTGTACAAGACACCTAACGTGAAGGTGCACTACGGGGACCAGTCGCAAAGGCCTTACTCCTTGAAAGATGACATTCTGGTGAACTTCCGACAGCCCTTGCCGCCCATCAACCCGGACAGCGAGTTCATCGCTGTAGTTGACCAGAGACCGCCCAACTACAGGGTACATAATAGGGAGGGTCCACCTTTAGCTCCTCTCAGGGCCTATCCAGGCCAGCAGCTAGTGAACCAAGGCAACGGACCTTCCACGAACTATGTACCCGTGGTCGAGTCTGCGGAGGAAATCGACGAATCCTACGGCCAACTGCCTATCTCTTTAGAGGACGACATCAAAGTGAATTACCGAGACCCCCGGCCCACCATAAATCCCGACGCAGAATTCATCAGTCCCATTCCTGTGCCGGACCACCAGCCGGACAAGCCAAAGGCATACTTTGCGTACCGATTGCCAGGTGACGGCGGTCACTTTTACTTCCTGACACCGCAGGCCGTCACGCAAAGGCCAGAAAGGAACGCAGGACACCTTTACCCTAAGTCGAGGGACTCGAGGCTGCTGAGACGTCGACGGCGGCCCGACAACGTCTGA
- the Polr3c gene encoding RNA polymerase III subunit C has translation MSTMCRKLCSSILLEHFGPIVQTVGDDLIKFGTKPLNLLRHTTHLTLAKIKEALCVLIRHDIVIPRQTERGMEYSILCERIITILRYSRYMFFTKTVCGDEAEMMLEEVLKNGYINASEVLVRTYRRIVQSSSDSQVSIPLLKDKLEMLIKNQFLIRSLYAELPEEAAMEKPDFNLPNLNLPAIGKQLEGSNEDAGDRNIYWKVNIDRFTQDFRDKIIISAMRNRLDENAAELMRQLLVLMYLRTASWADTSNPIPLVEIKDAVRKINYPVLTQHLDQYLRLMEKDTSQFLKRVGHAGGGQYSVNMKEAFHQLAWTTLENVVMERFGSKAARIFRLVRDRKYIEQEQIQQLAMIPAKEAKHLTYTLLQENYLQMQEIKKPGVSVAPLKTFFLFHIDLNLVVGMVVEHCYHALYNTMQRREYEIASNKRMIDKQLRMQTLTSNLKEHGATEEQLAEIAELMTPSEKQQLEKVQSTIKKLSATELEIDDTLFLLTMFQRYH, from the exons ATGTCAACTATGTGTAGAAAATTGTGTTCCTCCATTTTACTCGAACACTTTGGACCAATTGTTCAAACTGTGGGtgacgatttaataaaattcggtACGAAACCATTGAATTTACTTCGCCACACAACTCATCTCACTTTAGCAAag ATAAAAGAGGCATTATGTGTTTTAATTAGGCATGACATAGTTATACCTAGACAAACTGAACGAGGAATGGAGTATTCAATACTTTGTGAAAGGATCATAACCATCCTTAGGTACTCAag GTACATGTTTTTTACAAAGACAGTGTGTGGAGATGAAGCAGAAATGATGTTAgaagaagtattaaaaaatggatATATTAATGCTTCTGAGGTATTGGTGAGAACATACAGAAGGATTGTGCAATCATCTT ctgACTCACAAGTCTCAATTCCACTATTGAAAGATAAATTGGaaatgctaattaaaaatcagtTCCTGATACGTAGTTTGTATGCAGAACTACCTGAAGAAGCAGCTATGGAGAAACCAGATTTTAATTTGCCAAATCTTAATTTACCCGCGATTGGTAAACAACTTGAGGGTAGTAATGAAGATGCTGGGGACAGAAACATTTATTGGAAAGTGAACATTGATCGTTTCACCCAAGATTTTAG ggataaaattattatatcagcTATGCGCAACAGACTGGATGAGAATGCAGCAGAGTTGATGAGACAACTGCTTGTTCTTATGTATTTACGGACAGCTTCATGGGCAGACACATCCAATCCAATACCCCTCGTAGAGATCAAAGATGCAGTCAGAAAGATTAATTATCCCGTTCTTACTCAACATCTTGATCAATACTTACGTCTTATGG AAAAAGACACTAGTCAGTTCCTAAAAAGAGTTGGCCATGCTGGAGGAGGGCAGTATAGCGTTAATATGAAGGAAGCTTTCCATCAGTTAGCATGGACCACattagaaaatgttgtaaTGGAGAGATTTGGTTCGAAAGCAGCTAGAATTTTTAG GTTAGTCCGTGATAGAAAATACATCGAGCAAGAACAAATACAGCAATTAGCTATGATTCCAGCAAAAGAAGCTAAACACTTAACATATACATTGTTACAAGAAAACTACCTACAGATGCAGGAAATAAAGAAACCCGGTGTATCGGTTGCACcgttgaaaacatttttcttattccaTATCGATCTCAATCTAGTCGTTGGCATGGTAGTTGAACATTGTTACCACGCATTGTACAATACTATGCAGAGAAGGGAGTACGAAATAGCCAGTAATAAGCGAATGATAGATAAACAGTTACGGATGCAGACTCTAACAAGCAATTTGAAAGAACATGGTGCTACAGAAGAACAACTGGCGGAG ATTGCCGAGCTTATGACGCCGTCTGAGAAGCAACAATTAGAAAAAGTTCAAAgtacaataaagaaattaagcGCGACCGAGTTGGAAATAGACGACACTCTCTTTTTACTAACCATGTTTCAACGTTATCACTAA